The DNA sequence GCGAGGCAAAGGACCACCCGCAGAGCACGATGACCACGGCGAGCAGCGCGGCGAGCACCATCAGCTGGGCGCGCCACCATCCCCGGCCGAGGTCGCGCATGCCGCGCGCGGCCAGCACGGCGAAGAGCGGAAGGGTCACATAGATGTAGTGCGGCAATTTGAACTGCGAGAACGACAAGGCGATCAGCACGGACAAGCCTCCGAACAGGGACACACGTTCCCGGTCGGCCTTCAGCTGGCGGAACGCAAGGACCAGACCGGCGACCATGAACAGCGTCCAGGGCAGCATCAGCCAGGGCAGCTCGTGGAGGAAGTAGAGCGGGGTGGAGTCGTCCTTCCAGCGGTTCTCGCCGGTGATGCGGCCGAAGCTCTGTTCCCAGAAGAAGAAGCGGATGCCATGCAGGCCGTGCTGTTCGTACAGCCCGATGAGCATGGGCACCAGCATCACGCCCGCGATCGCGGCCACCACGGACCAGGCGGGGTTGAACAGGCGGGACCACCGACCGCGCCAGGCGGCGTCAAGCCCGAGCGCGAGGGCCGGTGCCACGGCGGCGATGGGCCCCTTGGCCAGCAGCCCCGCACCCAGCGCCACACCGCAGCCTGCCAGGGCCCACCAGCGGCGGTGCTCCATCCACACCGAGCCTGTCCAGATGGTGCCGATCACCGCTGCGGTGAGCAGGGTGTCGGTGCGGACATCGTTCGTCATCAGCAGGAAGGCCGCGCTGCATCCCATCACCAGCACGGATCGGCGCGCACAGTCCGCGTCGTCGTGCATCAGGGTGAACCGGTACAAGGCCCACAGGCCGAAGAAGGCGGCCAGGACGGAGGGAAGCCGGTAACTCCAATCGTTCACCCCGAACACCATGTGTGAGACCGTGGCGCTCCAGAACAGGAGCGGGGGCTTGTCCAGGTAGTCGGCACCGCGGAAATACAGATGGAGGAGGTCACCCCTGTCCATCATCTCCTGTGTCATGGCCGCGTACTGGGCCGCGTCCACCTCCATCAGGTCGAGGCCGAGGCCGGCCAGCACCACCACCACCAGGCCCAGGAGCGACCAGCGGAAGAAGGTGGGACCGACCATGGATCGAAAGGATCGTTAACGCAGGGGCGGCCAAGATCGTGAACCTGTAACATTGTCCGGAGCATGAAGCGCCGCGGACTGGCCACCCTGGTGATCCTTGCCACGCTGAGCGTGGTGGGCGTGGTGCTCATCCAGATCCTGTGGCTTGACCGCGCCTTCCGCATGCAGCGCGAGCAGCTCACCCTGCAGCGCCAGCAGCAGGTGCAGCTCGACAAGCAGTTCAACGACCGGGTGGTGATCGCGCTCACCGATGTCACCGAACGGATCCTGTCGATCAACAAGGACCCGTCCGACCTGTTCGACGCCGTGAAGCAGGAGCGGCCCAACTACTTCGTGGTCACCATCAACGACACGCTCCACCCCTACCTGCTCGAATCCATGCTGAAGAAGGAGTTCCAGCGCAGGGGCATCAGCGAGGACTTCGAGTACGGCATCTATGACTGCTTCACCGACTCCATCGTGTACGGCAACTATGTGGGCCTGGACTCCGTGCCTGCGGACACCACCCATTCGCAGCTGATGAAGCTGGACAAGGACGGCCACTATTTCGGGGTGTACTTCCCCGGCGGCACAGTGCGCTATGGAGCCCCGAACCCGCGAGCAGCGGCACCTGGATCTACCCGGCGATCGTCACCCTCATCGTCTTCGGCTTCTTCGCCTACAGCGTGTGGATGATCATGCGACAGAAACGGCTGAGCGAGATGAAGAACGACTTCATCGGCAACATGACGCACGAGCTGAAGACGCCGATCAGCACCATCGCGCTCAGCAGCGAGGTGATCGCCGATCCGTCCATCGTGCGCGAGCCGGACCGGCTGGCGGCCTACGCCCGCATCATCCGAAGCGAGACCGAACGCCTGCGCGCCCAGGTGGATCGCGTGCTTCAGCTCACCACGCTGGAACGCGACGGCCCATCACTGAAGACCGAGCTCGTCGACCTGCATGCGCTCATCCGCGAGGTGACCGCGTCCTTCACCCTGGTGTTGGAGGAACGGAAAGGGGACCTCGCGCTCGACCTGCGTGCCGCGCAGCCCATGGTGAAAGGCGATCGCGTGCACCTCTCCAACGCGCTGGCCAACCTGGTGGACAATGCCATCAAGTACAGCCCCGATCCGCCGCGGATCACCGTGTCCACGCGGGAGGATGGCGGCGATGTGGCGGTGGAGGTGGCCGACCACGGCATCGGCATCGCGCGCGAACATCTGCGCCACGTCTTCGAGCGGTTCTACCGCGTGCCCACCGGCAACGTGCACGACGTCAAAGGCTTCGGCCTGGGTCTTCATCACGTGCAACAGGTGATCAAGGCGCACCAGGGTTCGGTGCGTGTGCACAGCGAACCCGGAAAGGGCAGCCGGTTCACCCTGCTCCTTCCCCGCCACACCTCATCCCCATGAGCGACAGCAAAGGACACATCCTGCTGGTGGAGGACGACCCCAACCTGGGCTTCGTCATCCAGGACGCCCTGGCCCGCAAGGGCTACACGGTGCACCTGTGCCGCGACGGCAAGGAGGGGCTGCGCTACTTCAACAGCCACACCTATGACCTCTGCGTGCTGGACGTGATGCTGCCCCAGAAGGACGGCTTCAGCCTGGCGGAGGACATCCGCATCACCAACGAACAGGTGCCGATCGTCTTCCTCACGGCCAAGAGCCAGACCGAGGACCGCATCGCGGGCTTCAAGGCCGGCGGCGACGACTACCTCACCAAGCCGTTCAGCCATGAGGAGCTCGTGCTGCGCATCGAGGCCATCCTGCGCCGCACCAAGGGCAGGGGCGAGGACAAGCGCCAACGAGAACGGTTCGAGCTGGGCAGCTACCTCTTCGATCACCGCGACCTGAGCCTGAAGCATCCTGCCGGCGACCGCAAGCTCACCCGCAAGGAGGCCGACGTCCTGCGCCTGCTGTGCATGCACCAGGACCAGGTGCTCCCGAGGGAGCTGGTGCTTAACATGGTGTGGGGTGACGACACCTACTTCCTCGGCCGCAGCCTCGACGTGTTCATCAGCCGGCTGCGGAAGTACCTGAAGGCGGATGCCTCGGTGCAGATCGTGAACGTGCACGGCGTGGGCTTCAAGTTGCAGGTGGGCTGAGCGTGCGTTTACCTTGGGCGGGTGAGCCGCGTGCCCCGTTCCCTGGTCTGTGCTGTTCTTGCGGGCGTATTCACCATCACCGCGATGGCAGGCACCACGGACTCCCTGTGGACGCGCTATCAGGATGCCCGGCTGAGCGTGCGTGAGCGCCTGACCTCACTCCACCTGGTGATCCATGAACTGCGCGCATACGATGTCGACAGCAGCAGGGCCCTGGCGGAACGCATGCGTGCCGAGGCCCTGGTGGCGAAGGACACCCTGATGACGGCCTTGGCCGAACGCGACCTCGGGATCGCCGCGATCATTCAACGCGACAACGACCGGGCCCGGCTACACTTGGAACGCGCGTTGGAGCTCTACCTCCAGGTGGGCGACAGCGTGGGCCACAAAGGTGCCGGGGCCGCGCTCAGCAGCCTCGGCATCGTGCACAAGAACGCCGGCCGCATGAACGAAGCGGTCACCGCGTACCGGCGCTGCATCGCCGAGCACAGGCTCGCGAACGATGAAGGGGGCACCGTGTACGCCTTGAACGGGCTCGGCCTTGTGCACGAGATGCAGGGCACCTACGACAGCGCCCTGGTTTACTACGGTGCTGTGGCGGAAGTGGCGGCGCGCCTGAAGATGGAGGACATGGAGGCCGCAGGCTACGGCAACATGGCCAATGTGAACGCCGAGATGGGCCGCATCGGCGAGGCGATTGACCTCACGTACCGCAGCCTGGCCATCATGGAACGGCTCGGCGATCGGAAGGGCGTGGCCCTGCCTCACCGGGATCAGCGCGCTGAAGCACGCCCTGGGAGAGCACGATGAGGCGTACGCCCTGCAGCGAAAGGCCTTTTCGCTCTACACCGAGGTGGGCTACCGCCAGGGCATGATGACGGCGGGCACCACCCTTGGTTCCATGCTGCTGGCGCGCGGTGCGGTGGACAGCGCCGCCTTGGTGCTTGAGGGGACCGTGGACCTCGTGCGCGCCGCGGACGCACGCGATGTGATGGGCCGGCCGCTGCGTGACCTGGCCGCCGTGCGTCGCGCGCAACAGCGGACCGGCGAGGCGATGGACCTCTTGAACGAAGCGGTACATCTCGCGCGCGAACTGGGCGACGCACCGGGTGAGGCCCTTTCGCTCATCGGGCTGGGGTTGACCGAACTGGCCCGTGGACGTTCCGCCGAAGCCGTCAGGTACTGCGCCCAAGGCGAGCAGCTCGCCCGGGTCCATCGCACCCGGGACGAACGGATGGAGGCCTGCAGCTGCCTGCATCAGGCCTACAAGGCGCAGGGGCGCGGCATGGAGGCCCTGCGCTACCACGAGACCTGGGTGATGTTGCGCGACAGCATCGCGAACGACCGCACCACGCGGCAGCTCACCCAGCGTGACATGCTGCACACCTTCAACAAACAGCAGCTCTCCGACAGCCTGCGGCACGCCAGCGAACTGGATGAACTGGAAGCTGCGCGCACCATCGAAGCCCTGCGCGCCGACCGCAACCGGGCCCGCGCTTGGGCGGTGGGCGGTGGTGGCCTGCTGTTGCTCGTGGGCGGCGGTCTCTGGTACCGCACCGACCGCAGGCGCCGCCGCGAACGCTTCGAGAAGGAGGCCGCCCACCTGGAGACCCAGGCCCTGCGCAGCCAGATGAACCCCCACTTCATCTTCAACGCCCTCAAC is a window from the Flavobacteriales bacterium genome containing:
- a CDS encoding glycosyltransferase family 39 protein, which codes for MVGPTFFRWSLLGLVVVVLAGLGLDLMEVDAAQYAAMTQEMMDRGDLLHLYFRGADYLDKPPLLFWSATVSHMVFGVNDWSYRLPSVLAAFFGLWALYRFTLMHDDADCARRSVLVMGCSAAFLLMTNDVRTDTLLTAAVIGTIWTGSVWMEHRRWWALAGCGVALGAGLLAKGPIAAVAPALALGLDAAWRGRWSRLFNPAWSVVAAIAGVMLVPMLIGLYEQHGLHGIRFFFWEQSFGRITGENRWKDDSTPLYFLHELPWLMLPWTLFMVAGLVLAFRQLKADRERVSLFGGLSVLIALSFSQFKLPHYIYVTLPLFAVLAARGMRDLGRGWWRAQLMVLAALLAVVIVLCGWSFASPRGTAFAVAAGLGILWVLRAWGKAAPTPVLIRSVATLLLGGLALNLHVYPTLLSFQANAQAGRWAAQHGLGPDRFLGLQAAGTALDRYAGFAVPWLSNVEEAARVIGPGVHIYTDPAHEEALRAAGHAPVRVASWPDVRVQVIGLEFLAPARRGALLHERVILRF
- a CDS encoding response regulator transcription factor; this encodes MSDSKGHILLVEDDPNLGFVIQDALARKGYTVHLCRDGKEGLRYFNSHTYDLCVLDVMLPQKDGFSLAEDIRITNEQVPIVFLTAKSQTEDRIAGFKAGGDDYLTKPFSHEELVLRIEAILRRTKGRGEDKRQRERFELGSYLFDHRDLSLKHPAGDRKLTRKEADVLRLLCMHQDQVLPRELVLNMVWGDDTYFLGRSLDVFISRLRKYLKADASVQIVNVHGVGFKLQVG
- a CDS encoding tetratricopeptide repeat protein; this translates as MSRVPRSLVCAVLAGVFTITAMAGTTDSLWTRYQDARLSVRERLTSLHLVIHELRAYDVDSSRALAERMRAEALVAKDTLMTALAERDLGIAAIIQRDNDRARLHLERALELYLQVGDSVGHKGAGAALSSLGIVHKNAGRMNEAVTAYRRCIAEHRLANDEGGTVYALNGLGLVHEMQGTYDSALVYYGAVAEVAARLKMEDMEAAGYGNMANVNAEMGRIGEAIDLTYRSLAIMERLGDRKGVALPHRDQRAEARPGRAR
- a CDS encoding histidine kinase, translated to MTSRTAAWPSWNGSAIGRAWPCLTGISALKHALGEHDEAYALQRKAFSLYTEVGYRQGMMTAGTTLGSMLLARGAVDSAALVLEGTVDLVRAADARDVMGRPLRDLAAVRRAQQRTGEAMDLLNEAVHLARELGDAPGEALSLIGLGLTELARGRSAEAVRYCAQGEQLARVHRTRDERMEACSCLHQAYKAQGRGMEALRYHETWVMLRDSIANDRTTRQLTQRDMLHTFNKQQLSDSLRHASELDELEAARTIEALRADRNRARAWAVGGGGLLLLVGGGLWYRTDRRRRRERFEKEAAHLETQALRSQMNPHFIFNALNSINAYIQRNDPDAAGSYLTRFARVMRSVLENSRHATVPLHDDLETLRGYMDLERRRLQEKFDFTIHVHPDIDPQEVQVPPLVVQPFVENAIWHGVTHMEGKGHITLTVEPRGGQLLWIIEDDGVGRHAPKATAPEQPTKKTSLGTAITRSRLDLVQKQHGGYAGFRYVDRPTGTRVEVEMPLLRDG